From the Rhodoferax mekongensis genome, one window contains:
- a CDS encoding HEPN domain-containing protein: MSFAPYTSEQDKLDRFVNSFGTQSFRDQADRDYIAARLACRHELFPQFLWAAHQAIEKYLKAILLYNRVKATEVGHDLALALSLTEALPFQIELSARSRKFLTHLAEVGEFRYIDIPFHVHGHILIDLDLAVWEVRRYCQVLNVFGKVLPLGEQKLLDAALLALADSKAEPRHKFRLQNGLLEQILNDKKHPSRSALLWNNPCYGVRKRDTVRAKSHLSAQNPLLYLYPEMLDELVKYVFIPKKLVSGYRQHLAEIKSGAKARP, encoded by the coding sequence ATGTCATTCGCCCCCTACACGAGTGAGCAGGACAAGCTCGATCGATTTGTCAACTCGTTCGGTACGCAATCTTTCCGAGATCAAGCGGACCGGGACTACATCGCCGCTCGATTGGCCTGTCGCCATGAACTATTTCCGCAGTTCCTTTGGGCTGCGCATCAAGCGATAGAGAAGTACCTGAAGGCCATCCTTCTCTACAACCGCGTAAAGGCAACTGAGGTGGGTCACGATTTGGCTCTCGCGCTGTCACTCACAGAGGCGCTGCCTTTCCAGATCGAACTCTCCGCTAGAAGCCGTAAGTTCCTTACCCATCTAGCGGAGGTCGGTGAATTCCGATACATCGACATTCCTTTTCACGTCCACGGCCACATATTGATCGACCTTGATTTGGCTGTTTGGGAGGTTCGTCGCTATTGCCAAGTCCTCAACGTCTTCGGAAAAGTGCTTCCGCTTGGAGAACAGAAGCTGCTTGACGCAGCACTGTTAGCCTTGGCCGATAGTAAGGCGGAACCCCGGCACAAGTTTCGTTTACAGAACGGCCTTCTGGAACAGATCCTGAATGACAAGAAGCATCCGAGTCGTTCAGCACTGCTCTGGAACAACCCTTGTTATGGCGTCCGAAAGCGAGATACAGTCCGAGCAAAGAGTCATTTGAGCGCACAGAATCCACTTCTTTACCTCTACCCAGAAATGCTGGACGAGTTGGTGAAGTACGTCTTCATCCCAAAGAAGCTTGTGTCCGGCTATCGGCAACACCTAGCCGAGATAAAGTCCGGAGCTAAGGCTAGGCCATAG
- a CDS encoding tetratricopeptide repeat protein: MKFLQFTRESVKSQWHRARWRWPLLLLTVMSMLYSVPEVRRELHASVFSTNENASGDQDIAIQVKGQQALELWKKGGLEGFKRAYALFAELARANEPDAQFMLGVMHMKGQFVSKSDAVAAVWFKKAAELGHPDAQFNLAQILQDGDGVTSDDIQAAKWFNEAAKNGHKTAAYNLGLMFHKGQGVEKSDAKAAGYYQQAVNGGHIAAHHNLGLLYKNGQGVRVDYERALELFQFAADSGYVPSQTALGAMYAKGIGVPSDVNKARHWFGKAAAGGDTLASEIIERMNSKR, encoded by the coding sequence ATGAAGTTTTTGCAGTTCACTCGTGAGTCGGTCAAGTCACAATGGCATCGAGCACGTTGGCGTTGGCCGTTGCTGCTGCTTACAGTAATGAGCATGCTTTATTCGGTGCCCGAAGTACGCCGAGAACTGCATGCGTCAGTGTTTTCGACGAATGAGAATGCATCCGGTGATCAAGACATAGCAATACAGGTCAAGGGTCAGCAGGCGTTGGAATTGTGGAAAAAAGGTGGGTTAGAGGGTTTCAAAAGAGCCTATGCACTATTTGCGGAGTTGGCGAGAGCCAACGAGCCAGATGCACAGTTCATGCTAGGTGTCATGCACATGAAAGGGCAATTCGTTTCAAAAAGCGATGCCGTTGCAGCAGTCTGGTTTAAGAAAGCTGCGGAACTAGGCCACCCCGATGCTCAGTTCAATTTAGCGCAAATTTTGCAAGACGGTGATGGCGTTACATCTGACGATATACAGGCGGCCAAGTGGTTCAATGAAGCCGCAAAAAATGGACATAAGACGGCAGCTTACAACCTGGGTCTTATGTTTCACAAGGGTCAAGGTGTTGAAAAAAGCGATGCCAAAGCAGCCGGCTATTACCAGCAGGCTGTTAACGGCGGTCATATCGCCGCTCACCACAACCTAGGTCTGCTTTACAAAAATGGGCAAGGTGTTCGGGTTGACTACGAGCGCGCATTGGAGCTTTTTCAATTTGCTGCGGATTCCGGCTACGTTCCATCGCAAACTGCGCTAGGGGCCATGTACGCAAAAGGTATTGGCGTACCGAGCGATGTGAACAAAGCAAGACATTGGTTTGGTAAGGCTGCCGCGGGAGGTGACACTCTTGCATCCGAAATCATTGAAAGAATGAATTCCAAGCGATGA
- a CDS encoding DUF6538 domain-containing protein, whose product MKAISEHLYIHGKHCTAYYRRRIPNSLRRAYPSSKTHITLSLHTSDLREAKRRAERENVKVEAEFERIAKELRAQMAQKESRRLQSLSDEQLQGLAQYWVQQVLETDDRTREQGLDDDEFEELGKDLTQQRQDLGRMLSQGQAHRIQPALQSFLFMCGLEVDFTPEAAKRAGRIFLQSVVTALDHRIARQEGQVVPVPTIAPQGQSPREVGSSIAPQNKTWEEVFVVWRDYVKDRPKSTAIATQTPWRALEAFAKESGILSPAEMTEDTIRGFVGRMSKRAWPQLPSTQGSTKSRRC is encoded by the coding sequence ATGAAAGCAATCTCGGAACATCTCTACATTCACGGCAAACACTGCACAGCGTATTACCGCCGTCGCATCCCAAATTCGCTCCGCCGGGCGTACCCCTCCAGCAAAACGCACATCACCCTCAGTCTGCACACCTCAGATTTGCGGGAAGCCAAGAGGCGCGCTGAACGCGAAAACGTCAAAGTTGAGGCTGAGTTTGAGCGTATCGCTAAGGAACTGCGCGCGCAGATGGCTCAGAAGGAGTCTCGGCGTCTGCAAAGTCTCTCCGATGAGCAGCTCCAAGGATTGGCCCAGTATTGGGTCCAACAAGTTCTTGAGACAGACGACCGCACGCGAGAGCAAGGACTCGATGATGATGAGTTCGAAGAACTGGGCAAAGATTTAACCCAGCAGCGTCAGGATTTAGGTCGGATGCTCAGCCAGGGCCAGGCACATCGGATTCAACCGGCACTGCAAAGCTTTCTGTTCATGTGTGGCCTGGAGGTGGATTTCACTCCTGAAGCGGCGAAGAGAGCAGGGCGAATTTTTCTGCAGTCCGTAGTGACGGCGCTGGATCATCGGATAGCCCGCCAGGAAGGGCAGGTCGTTCCTGTTCCCACTATTGCCCCACAAGGACAGTCTCCACGCGAGGTGGGAAGCTCTATTGCTCCACAAAACAAAACATGGGAAGAGGTTTTCGTGGTTTGGCGGGACTATGTCAAAGACCGTCCTAAGTCCACAGCTATTGCCACCCAGACCCCCTGGAGAGCCCTTGAAGCCTTCGCAAAGGAGTCTGGCATCCTTTCCCCAGCCGAGATGACGGAAGACACCATACGCGGCTTTGTTGGCCGGATGAGTAAAAGGGCTTGGCCACAGTTACCCTCAACGCAAGGCTCGACAAAATCAAGGCGCTGTTAA
- a CDS encoding MBL fold metallo-hydrolase, protein MTTFAEYEFMPVGQGLFATGNLGQAYDQVPRFRWVYDCGTLSESALLEKGLERLETDVKSQSSGKPSLDLVVISHFDVDHLSGLADLLTRFRVETLMLPFTHLAQRLRHMFSQRPYTARADRAYYIDPIGTILAMKAVDIGQIVLVPPSTGESVPDQPDRPIAPRPPRELGDDSRQEREELMFEEGNVYEANDRDELDAMQKSAAPRHVPLRLMKADSAATYDGVWEFVPYNEPKSRSKASVDFLRKVEAKRLTLLSSTSLTARNVAIADLKKAYDAHFGDSPKARNVISLFLYSGPIGQHLDTLLIGEQALKTVARDCMWACPVCWRIWFDAGCLPRTDRASGVLYTGDGYMNKPSRWQDLRRHFGDQRIGCLVALQVMHHGARGNWFPGFASLVRPMVSVFSSDPERGNKLKNTGKSSSPSNLAKKPYEPHPHAEVMRDFSNYNPLQANKLKGVQILTTYR, encoded by the coding sequence ATGACCACGTTTGCCGAATATGAGTTCATGCCAGTGGGCCAAGGACTCTTCGCTACGGGCAATCTAGGCCAAGCCTATGACCAGGTTCCGCGGTTTCGCTGGGTGTACGACTGCGGGACGCTGTCAGAGTCAGCTTTACTTGAGAAGGGACTGGAAAGACTTGAGACCGACGTCAAAAGCCAGAGTTCTGGCAAGCCTTCGCTGGATCTAGTCGTGATTTCTCATTTTGACGTTGACCATTTGAGTGGGCTAGCAGATCTGCTCACGCGATTTCGCGTCGAGACCCTCATGCTGCCGTTCACACATCTAGCCCAGCGACTGCGGCACATGTTTTCGCAGCGACCTTACACTGCTAGGGCGGACCGAGCGTATTACATCGACCCGATTGGGACGATCCTTGCGATGAAAGCTGTCGATATTGGCCAAATCGTGCTAGTGCCGCCATCCACTGGTGAATCGGTCCCAGATCAGCCAGATCGACCAATCGCTCCGAGGCCACCGCGAGAGTTAGGTGATGACAGTCGTCAAGAGCGCGAAGAACTCATGTTCGAAGAAGGTAATGTCTACGAAGCAAATGATCGTGATGAGCTCGACGCAATGCAAAAATCTGCAGCACCGCGACATGTACCTCTTCGCCTAATGAAAGCTGATTCCGCGGCAACGTATGACGGCGTCTGGGAGTTTGTTCCGTACAACGAGCCCAAGAGTAGAAGCAAAGCTAGCGTCGACTTTCTTCGGAAGGTCGAGGCCAAACGCCTCACACTTCTCTCGTCTACTTCTCTCACTGCGAGAAACGTTGCCATCGCAGATCTCAAGAAAGCATACGACGCACACTTCGGCGACTCCCCCAAAGCCCGTAACGTCATATCGCTGTTTCTGTACTCAGGGCCAATCGGGCAGCATTTGGATACTCTATTGATAGGCGAGCAAGCTCTCAAAACAGTGGCTCGAGACTGTATGTGGGCCTGCCCAGTTTGTTGGAGAATATGGTTTGACGCAGGGTGTTTGCCACGGACAGATCGGGCTAGCGGCGTGCTATACACCGGCGACGGATACATGAATAAGCCAAGTCGCTGGCAAGATCTAAGACGCCATTTTGGCGACCAGAGGATTGGTTGTCTCGTTGCCCTTCAGGTGATGCACCATGGTGCTCGAGGTAACTGGTTCCCAGGTTTCGCCAGTTTGGTTCGTCCGATGGTAAGCGTCTTCAGTTCAGATCCGGAGCGCGGGAATAAACTGAAGAACACAGGCAAAAGTTCTAGCCCTTCTAATCTCGCAAAGAAGCCTTATGAGCCGCACCCGCACGCCGAGGTGATGCGGGATTTCAGCAACTACAACCCTTTGCAAGCCAACAAGCTAAAAGGCGTTCAGATCTTGACCACATATCGCTGA
- a CDS encoding nitroreductase family protein: MLLTEEPVPLSLKAYSDFRWPVEFSSGIERYKVPHGRSFVDVFESRRSIRELKRVPLDLLAGALLFALEPRWLNDADALKRTKRPSVSAGALHPISVILFFESDVYLVNAERAELERLLFPEQKRRHWIEKCHQVLPKANGAFLVLIADIARPEIAYENFESLLLRDAGALLQTIGLVAELFGLGFCPMGVLGTEVANSFDSNNKLWAVGTGAIGGTV, encoded by the coding sequence ATGCTCCTTACTGAAGAGCCGGTGCCACTGTCTTTGAAGGCTTACAGCGACTTTCGTTGGCCTGTGGAATTTAGCTCTGGCATTGAACGGTACAAAGTTCCGCATGGACGTTCATTTGTTGATGTGTTCGAAAGCCGTAGGTCTATTCGAGAGTTGAAGCGTGTGCCTCTTGACCTTTTGGCGGGCGCACTCCTTTTCGCGCTGGAACCTAGGTGGCTGAATGACGCTGACGCCCTCAAACGTACCAAACGACCTTCGGTTTCAGCTGGTGCACTACATCCGATTTCGGTAATTCTGTTTTTCGAGTCGGATGTCTATCTCGTCAATGCCGAGCGTGCTGAGCTTGAGCGCTTACTATTCCCTGAACAAAAAAGGCGTCACTGGATTGAAAAATGTCACCAAGTACTGCCAAAAGCTAACGGAGCCTTTCTAGTCCTCATTGCTGACATTGCTCGACCTGAAATCGCTTATGAAAACTTTGAGTCTTTGCTTCTACGAGATGCCGGTGCATTGTTGCAGACAATAGGACTGGTCGCAGAGTTGTTTGGACTTGGCTTTTGTCCCATGGGAGTTTTGGGGACTGAAGTGGCTAATAGCTTTGACTCCAACAACAAACTATGGGCTGTAGGAACAGGTGCAATAGGCGGGACAGTGTAG
- a CDS encoding tyrosine-type recombinase/integrase codes for METYSDTAHREPWNKGKIVGQKAPLRLKDIWAIRIRLQLGNRTRELAMFDLALDSKLRACDLVKLRLRDIAHGDHISARAIVMQQKTSLPVQFEITQPTREAVLEWIKEAGLKSEDYLFPSRVHDSPHIGTRQYARIVDGWINEIGLDPSAYGTHSMRRTKASLIYRRTKNIRAVQLLLGHTKLESTVRYLAIEVEDALEMAEQTEV; via the coding sequence ATGGAAACCTACTCGGACACAGCACACAGGGAGCCTTGGAACAAGGGAAAGATCGTTGGCCAAAAGGCGCCCCTGCGCCTCAAAGACATCTGGGCCATCCGAATCCGCCTTCAACTTGGTAACCGGACTCGTGAGTTGGCCATGTTTGACCTGGCTTTGGACAGCAAGCTGCGCGCCTGTGACTTGGTGAAACTGAGACTGCGGGACATCGCCCATGGGGATCACATCAGTGCCCGTGCAATCGTGATGCAACAGAAGACTTCACTTCCTGTCCAGTTCGAAATCACGCAACCAACCAGAGAGGCTGTCTTGGAGTGGATCAAGGAAGCGGGCTTGAAATCTGAAGACTACTTGTTTCCCTCTCGGGTCCATGACTCACCGCACATCGGGACGCGGCAGTACGCCCGCATCGTTGATGGTTGGATCAATGAAATCGGATTGGACCCTTCTGCCTATGGGACCCACAGCATGCGAAGAACAAAGGCATCGTTGATTTACCGCCGCACCAAGAACATCCGAGCGGTGCAGTTGCTACTGGGGCACACCAAGCTAGAGAGCACGGTTCGCTATCTGGCGATTGAGGTGGAGGACGCTCTAGAGATGGCAGAGCAAACGGAGGTTTGA
- a CDS encoding site-specific integrase, protein MATVTLNARLDKIKALLRVARSKGVVPHNPAEHIIGLKESTRAKRVARRLPFEQADIQKIFSSDIYNDKQLRSSGQSAEATYWLPLIMYYTGARPEEIAGLAVSDVVCDEQFGWYFNITDRPEPDTDLFESSKELAEKQKGNSRFVKNVMSIRVVPVAPELIRLGFIRYIEFVRQDGNFMLFPELKKDWHGKFCGAFGKFFGRFKKDMLGISNPKKVLYSFRHTFKDFMVAVNLETKMIHRIMGHASGDGAITDGYGKQDIPLEFIVREFKKIKYFEIEAQPWTVGRGTIRTSKGKQLD, encoded by the coding sequence TTGGCCACAGTTACCCTCAACGCAAGGCTCGACAAAATCAAGGCGCTGTTAAGAGTCGCCCGCTCGAAGGGTGTGGTCCCTCATAACCCTGCAGAGCACATCATCGGTTTGAAAGAGAGCACCCGGGCAAAGCGAGTGGCTAGGCGTCTGCCGTTCGAACAGGCAGACATTCAAAAGATTTTTTCGTCGGACATCTATAACGACAAACAGCTGCGCTCGTCAGGGCAATCTGCCGAGGCAACTTACTGGTTGCCGCTCATCATGTATTACACAGGTGCACGTCCCGAGGAGATCGCCGGATTGGCGGTTTCTGATGTGGTTTGTGATGAGCAGTTTGGTTGGTACTTCAACATTACAGACAGACCTGAACCCGATACGGACCTCTTTGAGTCATCCAAGGAGCTTGCAGAAAAGCAGAAAGGGAATAGTCGCTTCGTAAAGAACGTGATGTCTATCCGAGTTGTACCCGTTGCTCCTGAACTCATTCGCTTAGGCTTTATTCGATACATTGAGTTCGTCAGACAAGATGGGAATTTCATGCTGTTCCCGGAACTTAAGAAGGACTGGCACGGTAAGTTTTGCGGCGCATTCGGAAAGTTCTTCGGACGATTTAAGAAAGACATGTTGGGCATTTCTAATCCCAAAAAAGTCCTGTACTCATTCCGTCATACTTTCAAAGATTTTATGGTTGCCGTCAACCTTGAAACCAAGATGATTCATCGAATCATGGGACACGCCAGTGGAGACGGCGCCATCACTGATGGCTATGGGAAGCAAGACATTCCTTTGGAATTCATTGTCCGTGAGTTCAAGAAAATCAAGTACTTTGAAATTGAGGCTCAACCATGGACCGTCGGCAGAGGAACCATTCGTACATCCAAAGGAAAGCAATTGGACTGA
- a CDS encoding peptidylprolyl isomerase: MFDFVRKHTKVLMFLMFLLIIPAFVLVGVDGYKSMAGRGATVATIGNAKITQEEWDFAHKNEVDRLRASVPNLDPKLLDSAEARYATLERLVREKVMAEAVQTAHMTTSNARLARELQQNPTIASLRKPDGTLDMERYRQLAASQGLTPEGFEARVRRDLSLMQVESAVTGTAFSPKALSDLALNAFFERREVQVLRFSPADYASKINPSDADIDAYFQANSALFQSTETANVEYVVLDLEAVKKTVSVNEADLKTYFEQNASRLSAKEERRASHILINAPKDMPAADRAKAKERATALLAQVRKAPDSFAEVAKKNSQDAGSAPRGGDLDFFGRGAMVKPFEDAAFSMKKGEISDLVESDFGFHIIKLVDVKGAKQPTFEEARASLEPELRAQLAQRKFAEVAEAFTNGVYEQSDSLKPVAERLKLEVKTATNVQRQPLPGAADPLANPKLLEAIFSTDSLEKKRNTEALELGANQLVSARVVAYSPARPLALNEVKAQVRERLVASRALEQAKKEGTEKLAALQANPSAVTMPAAVTLSRDAAQGLAGAVVDAALKVNPAKLPGFAGADVGAQGYVVVRVNKVLPRNAVEEAKGKQEQAQYAQWVAASESSAYYESLKQRFKVQIKVPAPGAAKTAQN; the protein is encoded by the coding sequence ATGTTTGATTTTGTTCGCAAGCACACGAAGGTCTTGATGTTCCTCATGTTCTTGCTGATCATCCCCGCCTTCGTTCTGGTCGGTGTGGACGGCTACAAGAGCATGGCCGGTCGCGGGGCAACAGTCGCAACCATTGGCAACGCCAAGATCACGCAAGAAGAGTGGGACTTTGCCCACAAAAATGAGGTGGATCGCCTCCGTGCCTCCGTGCCGAATTTGGACCCCAAATTGCTGGATTCCGCCGAAGCCCGCTACGCCACGCTGGAACGCTTGGTTCGTGAAAAGGTCATGGCCGAAGCGGTGCAGACCGCCCACATGACGACCAGCAACGCCCGATTGGCGCGCGAGCTGCAGCAAAACCCCACGATCGCCAGCTTGCGCAAACCCGATGGCACCTTGGACATGGAGCGCTATCGCCAATTGGCTGCGAGCCAAGGCCTGACCCCGGAAGGTTTTGAGGCCCGTGTACGCCGTGATCTGTCTTTGATGCAGGTGGAGTCCGCTGTGACGGGCACCGCGTTTTCTCCCAAGGCACTATCGGACTTGGCGCTGAACGCATTTTTTGAGCGCCGTGAAGTACAGGTTTTGCGTTTCAGTCCTGCGGATTACGCCAGCAAAATCAATCCGTCAGATGCCGATATCGATGCTTACTTCCAAGCGAATTCGGCTCTGTTCCAGTCCACTGAAACCGCCAACGTGGAGTACGTGGTGCTGGACTTGGAAGCCGTCAAAAAGACAGTGTCCGTGAATGAAGCTGACCTCAAGACCTACTTTGAGCAGAATGCCAGTCGCTTGAGTGCCAAAGAAGAGCGTCGCGCCAGCCACATCCTGATCAACGCTCCCAAGGACATGCCGGCCGCTGACCGCGCCAAGGCCAAAGAGCGTGCGACAGCTTTGCTGGCTCAAGTGCGCAAGGCTCCCGACTCCTTTGCCGAGGTGGCCAAAAAGAATTCTCAAGACGCAGGATCCGCACCTCGCGGTGGAGACCTGGATTTCTTCGGCCGTGGCGCGATGGTCAAGCCCTTCGAAGATGCGGCGTTCTCCATGAAGAAGGGCGAAATCAGCGACTTGGTGGAGTCCGACTTCGGCTTCCACATCATCAAGTTGGTGGATGTGAAGGGTGCAAAGCAGCCCACATTCGAAGAGGCCCGGGCCAGCTTGGAGCCTGAGCTGCGCGCCCAATTGGCGCAGCGAAAGTTCGCCGAAGTCGCAGAGGCCTTTACCAATGGTGTATACGAGCAATCCGACAGCCTGAAGCCTGTGGCTGAGCGTTTGAAGCTGGAAGTCAAAACGGCCACCAATGTGCAGCGCCAGCCTCTGCCCGGCGCAGCTGATCCCTTGGCGAATCCCAAGTTGTTGGAAGCCATTTTCAGCACTGATTCCCTGGAGAAGAAGCGCAATACCGAAGCTCTGGAGCTGGGCGCCAATCAACTGGTTTCTGCCCGTGTGGTGGCATATAGCCCGGCGCGTCCCCTGGCACTCAATGAGGTGAAGGCCCAGGTCCGTGAACGTTTGGTGGCAAGCCGCGCTCTGGAGCAGGCCAAAAAGGAGGGCACCGAGAAGCTGGCCGCTTTGCAAGCCAATCCCTCTGCCGTGACCATGCCCGCTGCTGTCACGCTGTCTCGCGACGCCGCGCAAGGACTGGCGGGTGCTGTGGTGGATGCTGCATTGAAGGTCAATCCGGCCAAGCTGCCCGGCTTTGCCGGTGCCGATGTGGGCGCTCAAGGCTACGTGGTGGTGCGCGTCAACAAAGTGTTGCCACGCAATGCCGTGGAGGAAGCCAAAGGCAAGCAAGAGCAAGCTCAGTATGCGCAATGGGTTGCTGCGTCCGAGAGCAGCGCTTACTACGAAAGTCTGAAGCAACGCTTCAAGGTGCAGATCAAGGTTCCGGCCCCCGGTGCTGCCAAAACAGCGCAGAATTGA
- a CDS encoding 7-cyano-7-deazaguanine synthase — MAQMKSALLLSGGMDSVAIAFWIRPAFGITVLYGQKAAEAELYASKAVCNSLGIEHHVIETDLSALGSGDMVGRTADPLAPASEWWPFRNQMLITLGAMKAIQVGAKELLIGCLRTDGFHADGRMSFVSDMSRLLSMQEGALTVRAPAIEFSAAELIKVSGVPIDILAWAHSCHVSSHACGMCRGCRKHYETLEELGHAPY; from the coding sequence ATGGCACAAATGAAATCGGCACTCCTCCTATCTGGAGGCATGGACTCAGTTGCGATCGCTTTTTGGATTCGTCCGGCTTTTGGAATAACTGTCCTTTACGGTCAAAAGGCTGCTGAAGCTGAACTCTACGCTTCTAAAGCGGTTTGCAACTCCTTAGGTATAGAGCACCATGTCATAGAAACAGACCTAAGTGCACTCGGGAGCGGCGACATGGTTGGTCGCACAGCTGATCCTCTGGCGCCAGCTAGTGAGTGGTGGCCGTTTAGGAATCAAATGCTCATTACGCTTGGCGCAATGAAAGCAATTCAAGTCGGTGCCAAGGAGTTGCTAATCGGTTGCTTGCGCACTGACGGCTTTCATGCTGACGGAAGAATGAGCTTTGTCTCGGATATGAGCAGATTGTTGAGCATGCAAGAAGGTGCGCTAACAGTACGGGCACCCGCTATTGAGTTCAGTGCGGCTGAACTTATAAAAGTCTCAGGTGTTCCTATAGACATCCTTGCATGGGCTCATTCATGCCATGTATCCAGTCACGCTTGCGGAATGTGTAGAGGTTGCCGCAAACATTACGAGACCTTAGAGGAGTTAGGTCATGCTCCTTACTGA
- a CDS encoding HU family DNA-binding protein has protein sequence MNKTELIEHIAKHADISKAAATRALESTIGAVKTTLKKGGTVSLVGFGTFAVGKRAARTGRNPRTGAAIKIKAAKVPKFRPGKALKDALN, from the coding sequence GTGAATAAAACAGAATTGATCGAGCACATTGCCAAGCACGCTGACATTTCCAAAGCAGCTGCTACTCGCGCTTTGGAATCCACCATCGGCGCAGTGAAGACCACCTTGAAAAAGGGTGGCACAGTGTCCCTCGTGGGTTTTGGTACATTTGCGGTTGGTAAGCGCGCTGCTCGCACAGGTCGCAATCCACGCACCGGCGCTGCGATTAAAATCAAGGCTGCCAAGGTTCCAAAGTTCCGTCCAGGCAAAGCATTGAAAGATGCCCTGAACTGA
- a CDS encoding PfkB family carbohydrate kinase: protein MMQTSIAVVGGVYQEYCLWPEWDQVFGSAGRAAAALSSHIDEVRLFTALAPSLEQRAKQLANVYGFELIIHSSNAPISFEYVHCMSTPTIHPPPWRIHRNPTLEVHGDVVLRFGMMDGDAKVQAEWCVYDPQSAYSPESFWKNGSKATHLAIVANRSEICAMASESDVDLAASKLLNSGAEVVVVKSGAVGAFVFTHDGGKSIVPAFQSENVWTIGSGDVFAAIFTAGWAVHKLTPKEAALQASVAVSCYAESFSLPSPTRPELAKIDRTPVSVVPGRVYLAGPFFNLAQRWMIDEARRGLTEVGLDVFSPVHDVGPGPAWEVAPKDLEALDSCDRVFALLDGIDTGTVFEIGYARAKGIPVYTLAQSVSEEDMKMVVGSGCKVFYDFVTAMHHCAWHK, encoded by the coding sequence ATGATGCAAACTTCAATCGCAGTGGTTGGTGGCGTTTATCAAGAGTACTGCCTTTGGCCTGAATGGGATCAGGTCTTTGGGTCTGCTGGGCGCGCAGCCGCGGCGCTCTCCAGTCACATAGACGAAGTAAGGTTGTTTACCGCGCTCGCACCTTCATTGGAACAAAGAGCTAAGCAGTTGGCCAATGTGTATGGATTTGAGTTAATCATCCACAGCTCAAATGCACCGATCTCATTTGAGTACGTCCATTGCATGTCAACGCCGACCATTCATCCTCCCCCTTGGAGAATTCATCGAAACCCAACTTTGGAGGTTCATGGAGATGTGGTTCTTCGTTTTGGAATGATGGATGGTGATGCGAAAGTTCAGGCCGAGTGGTGTGTCTACGATCCTCAGTCAGCCTACTCTCCAGAGAGCTTTTGGAAGAACGGTAGTAAAGCTACTCATTTGGCGATAGTCGCGAACAGAAGTGAAATCTGCGCAATGGCGTCTGAATCGGACGTAGATTTGGCTGCCTCTAAGTTATTGAATTCAGGCGCGGAAGTTGTTGTAGTCAAGTCAGGTGCCGTTGGTGCATTCGTGTTTACACACGACGGCGGCAAGTCAATAGTTCCTGCGTTCCAAAGTGAGAATGTTTGGACCATAGGTTCAGGTGACGTTTTCGCAGCAATTTTTACGGCTGGTTGGGCCGTCCATAAGCTCACACCAAAAGAGGCTGCTCTTCAGGCCTCGGTTGCAGTGTCATGCTACGCTGAGAGCTTTAGCTTGCCTTCGCCCACACGACCTGAACTGGCCAAGATTGACAGAACACCTGTATCGGTCGTTCCAGGGCGCGTCTATCTTGCCGGACCTTTCTTCAATTTGGCGCAGCGCTGGATGATTGATGAGGCGAGACGCGGCCTTACAGAGGTAGGGCTTGACGTCTTTTCTCCCGTTCACGATGTAGGCCCGGGTCCTGCCTGGGAAGTGGCGCCAAAAGATCTCGAGGCACTTGATAGCTGTGATCGCGTCTTCGCACTTTTGGATGGTATCGACACTGGGACTGTCTTCGAAATCGGTTATGCACGCGCTAAAGGTATACCGGTGTACACATTGGCACAGTCTGTCAGTGAAGAGGACATGAAGATGGTTGTTGGTTCAGGCTGCAAGGTCTTTTACGACTTTGTGACTGCGATGCACCATTGCGCATGGCACAAATGA